A genome region from Erigeron canadensis isolate Cc75 chromosome 3, C_canadensis_v1, whole genome shotgun sequence includes the following:
- the LOC122594159 gene encoding protein NRT1/ PTR FAMILY 5.5-like, producing the protein MASFVRISVLTWADLLAAFAMYVMMTYLTNVWNLSTTHAAGIINIWNGITPVLAIIFAFFVDEFIGNFNMLVLSSISYTVGLGLLAMSTPPVFGPCSDYKEQCIGHSQKVLFYTALPLIAVGMAGHLVSLPPFLDLQTKREGEENPQTKQGTEEGADEDTKIFWQIPGLMMVVVVLIAGGVALPYIKPWSIRFGIPAICTLVATILFLSGCCKYQRINPGGSPLKTTLRVFVVTARNISRPNPNLDQLNNEEAARLTSSLSCLNKAAIKLPEEQQSEKWKGCSLREVEETKIGIRMLPMWLTFIVIGIVLSIGNTYFLEQANHMDRKLGKIKVTIPIFLLFYTCASSISAHIYSFFTKCLPNKKYAPPVGIATGMVFSVLCCITAAKVETRRLDRIRDNGLLDKPDETIPMSIFALLPQFMLLAAVDGIGNSSINGFFRHQTPESMHKYLTFLTKGVLGLGSMASVLSVHIVGKVSERNQKPNWFQFSLNKSHLDRYYWVLAALSAANLLVYIIVALFYKYKESPDEEDEAEGGQMDQGFQEDNAKCCC; encoded by the exons TACTGACATGGGCGGATCTACTAGCTGCATTTGCAATGTATGTGATGATGACCTACTTAACAAATGTTTGGAATTTAAGTACAACACATGCTGCTGGTATCATTAATATCTGGAATGGGATCACACCAGTGTTGGCCATTATATTTGCCTTCTTTGTTGACGAATTCATTGGCAACTTTAATATGCTTGTGCTCTCTAGCATTTCCTACACTGTT GGGTTAGGATTATTGGCAATGTCAACACCCCCTGTGTTTGGCCCATGTAGTGACTACAAGGAGCAATGTATTGGGCATTCACAAAAGGTCTTGTTTTATACTGCCTTACCATTGATAGCAGTCGGGATGGCTGGTCATTTAGTCTCTTTACCACCCTTTTTGGATTTACAAACAAAACGTGAAGGTGAAGAAAACCCCCAAACTAAACAGGGAACTGAAGAGGGCGCCGACGAGGATACTAAAATATTTTGGCAAATACCGGGTTtaatgatggtggtggttgtaCTGATAGCTGGAGGTGTTGCACTTCCATATATAAAACCATGGTCAATCCGGTTTGGTATTCCAGCCATATGTACTTTGGTAGCAACAATTCTATTCTTGTCAGGATGTTGCAAGTACCAACGTATAAATCCAGGGGGAAGCCCTTTAAAAACCACCTTGAGAGTTTTTGTGGTTACTGCTCGTAATATTTCTCGACCAAATCCTAATCTTGATCAACTCAACAATGAAGAAGCTGCTCGTTTGACCAGCAGCCTCAG CTGCTTAAATAAGGCTGCTATTAAGTTACCAGAAGAACAACAATCAGAAAAGTGGAAGGGATGTAGCCTGCGTGAAGTTGAAGAGACCAAGATTGGTATCCGTATGCTCCCAATGTGGCTAACCTTCATTGTGATTGGTATCGTGCTCTCTATTGGAAACACTTACTTTCTTGAGCAAGCTAACCACATGGACCGTAAACTTGGAAAAATAAAGGTCACAATTCCAATATTCCTTTTGTTCTATACTTGCGCAAGTTCAATATCTGCACACATTTATTCCTTTTTCACAAAGTGTTTGCCAAACAAGAAATACGCTCCACCAGTTGGGATTGCCACAGGTATGGTTTTCTCTGTATTATGTTGCATTACTGCTGCAAAAGTGGAAACCCGAAGACTAGATCGCATTAGGGATAATGGCTTACTAGACAAACCTGATGAGACGATCCCAATGAGTATATTTGCTCTCCTTCCACAGTTTATGCTTCTTGCAGCCGTTGACGGGATTGGTAATAGTAGCATCAATGGTTTCTTCAGGCACCAAACCCCTGAATCCATGCATAAGTATTTGACTTTTCTCACGAAGGGTGTGCTAGGATTAGGAAGCATGGCTAGTGTTTTATCAGTCCATATTGTAGGTAAGGTGAGTGAGAGAAACCAAAAGCCAAATTGGTTTCAGTTTTCGTTAAATAAGAGCCATTTAGATCGATATTATTGGGTGCTAGCTGCGCTAAGTGCGGCTAATCTACTGGTTTATATCATCGTTGCACTTTTCTATAAGTATAAGGAATCAccagatgaagaagatgaagcagaAGGTGGACAAATGGATCAAGGTTTTCAGGAGGACAATGCGAAATGTTGCTGTTAA